In Arthrobacter sp. QXT-31, one genomic interval encodes:
- a CDS encoding LssY C-terminal domain-containing protein has product MAIPKDTQAPQEPKHARPVSRKARWGSRWATVVAVLQRLLYVATTAAVGWAVYFFLLARLAKGPEQVWVFLPVWLIAAYAFLPRVHKILSSLYLPNYFIGRARTGDGVLGDPVNLAVIGPAEELRTAMLTAGWTEADPVTPATAWRTLTSTLLGRSYPQSPVSNLYVFGNKHDMAFQREIDGNPRKRHHVRFWKCPDGWMLPGGFAVDWVGAGTYDKSVGLSLFTFQITHKIADGTDEERDFIIGTLQTAHAVESVHVIRHFSSGYHHRNGGGDSIRTDGHLPIIDLRPRGQHDPALPPETG; this is encoded by the coding sequence GTGGCTATCCCCAAAGATACCCAGGCGCCCCAGGAGCCCAAGCATGCCCGGCCCGTCAGCCGGAAGGCACGCTGGGGCAGCCGCTGGGCCACCGTCGTCGCCGTGCTCCAGCGGCTGCTCTACGTGGCCACCACCGCCGCCGTGGGCTGGGCCGTCTATTTCTTTTTGCTCGCCCGGCTGGCAAAGGGGCCGGAACAGGTATGGGTGTTCCTTCCCGTATGGCTGATTGCGGCCTACGCCTTCCTGCCCCGCGTCCACAAGATCCTCAGCAGCCTCTACCTGCCGAACTACTTCATCGGGCGAGCCCGCACCGGCGACGGCGTGCTGGGTGATCCGGTCAATCTCGCGGTCATTGGCCCGGCGGAGGAGCTGCGCACCGCGATGCTCACGGCAGGATGGACCGAGGCCGACCCCGTGACCCCGGCCACCGCTTGGCGCACCCTGACCTCGACGCTCCTGGGCCGGAGCTATCCGCAGTCGCCGGTCAGTAACCTGTACGTCTTCGGCAACAAGCACGACATGGCGTTCCAGCGCGAAATCGACGGCAACCCGCGGAAGCGGCACCACGTGCGGTTCTGGAAATGCCCGGACGGGTGGATGCTCCCCGGCGGTTTCGCCGTCGACTGGGTGGGCGCCGGAACGTACGACAAGAGCGTGGGCCTCTCGCTCTTCACCTTCCAGATCACGCACAAGATCGCCGACGGCACCGACGAGGAGCGTGACTTCATCATCGGCACGCTGCAAACGGCTCACGCCGTGGAATCCGTGCACGTGATCCGCCACTTCTCCTCCGGCTACCACCACCGCAACGGCGGCGGAGACAGCATCCGCACCGACGGGCACCTTCCCATCATCGACCTCCGCCCGCGCGGCCAGCACGATCCGGCACTGCCGCCGGAAACAGGATAG
- the trxA gene encoding thioredoxin yields the protein MDKAIIKCPHCGQANRVPAAAEGRPRCGKCRRDLPWVVEAGDDDFAVIAEQSRVPVLVDFWAVWCGPCRMVSPVLDQLAHERAGEVKLVKVDVDKAPRLSARFAIQAVPTLLVIVDGKVVARQAGAAPAPVLDRWLKEALT from the coding sequence ATGGACAAGGCGATCATCAAATGCCCGCACTGCGGCCAGGCCAACCGTGTGCCGGCTGCGGCTGAGGGCCGGCCGCGGTGCGGAAAATGCCGCCGCGACCTGCCTTGGGTGGTGGAGGCGGGCGACGACGACTTCGCAGTCATTGCCGAACAGTCCCGCGTCCCGGTGCTGGTGGACTTCTGGGCGGTCTGGTGCGGGCCCTGCCGCATGGTGAGCCCGGTGTTGGACCAGCTGGCCCACGAGCGGGCAGGCGAGGTCAAGCTCGTGAAGGTGGATGTGGACAAGGCTCCCCGGCTTTCCGCCCGCTTCGCCATCCAGGCCGTCCCGACGCTGCTGGTGATCGTGGATGGAAAGGTCGTGGCCCGCCAGGCAGGCGCGGCGCCGGCCCCCGTTCTGGACCGCTGGCTGAAGGAGGCGCTCACGTGA
- a CDS encoding ASCH domain-containing protein — translation MSEDILPAVDTAAAGLFWSDYAAACPEAVRICPDYTVERFGDSADLADELLRAVTEGTKRATSELADEFLAAGAGLPRIGSHWIACDGAGIPHVILRTVELRLGPFASADEAFARDEGEDDRSLASWQAGHRKYWTRIRARRGMEWTEADEIVFERFRVVWPPALADPA, via the coding sequence GTGAGTGAGGACATTCTTCCAGCCGTGGATACTGCCGCAGCCGGGCTCTTCTGGTCTGACTATGCGGCAGCCTGCCCCGAAGCTGTCCGCATCTGTCCGGACTACACGGTCGAACGCTTTGGGGATTCCGCGGACCTGGCCGATGAGCTGCTTCGGGCAGTGACGGAAGGAACCAAACGGGCCACTTCCGAGCTTGCCGACGAGTTTCTTGCGGCCGGGGCCGGCCTGCCCCGCATCGGGTCGCACTGGATAGCCTGCGATGGGGCCGGTATCCCGCACGTCATCCTGCGCACCGTCGAGCTGCGTCTCGGCCCGTTCGCCAGCGCAGACGAGGCGTTCGCCCGGGACGAGGGCGAGGACGACCGCTCGCTCGCAAGCTGGCAGGCCGGGCACCGGAAGTACTGGACCCGGATCCGGGCCCGCCGCGGGATGGAATGGACCGAAGCCGACGAGATTGTTTTTGAGCGGTTCCGGGTGGTGTGGCCGCCCGCACTGGCGGACCCGGCCTAG
- a CDS encoding J-domain-containing protein — protein sequence MGSAGGDFRRKVERAAELRALRSSGGTAEEDAELSAAEAELREKRRKVSDAARADYLVRDAMAQGKFDNLKYSGKPIPGLGEAYDPDWWVKGLIQREHLSGLGPKAILLRAEDAELDARLDAQFTEKQVRDIVEDFNARIIDARRQLQGGPPVVTKTRDADIEVQRWRERWAAAAAAAPDPLPEAKAPWWRRRRKRSS from the coding sequence ATGGGTTCAGCAGGCGGCGACTTCAGGCGGAAGGTGGAGCGCGCGGCCGAACTCCGCGCCCTCCGCTCCTCAGGCGGGACAGCGGAGGAGGATGCGGAGCTCTCTGCCGCCGAGGCCGAACTGCGGGAGAAACGCCGGAAGGTCAGTGACGCGGCCCGGGCCGATTACCTGGTTCGGGACGCGATGGCGCAGGGAAAGTTCGACAACTTGAAGTACTCCGGCAAACCGATTCCTGGCCTGGGGGAAGCCTACGACCCGGACTGGTGGGTCAAGGGCCTTATCCAGCGCGAACACCTCAGCGGCTTGGGGCCAAAGGCGATCCTGCTGCGCGCCGAGGATGCGGAACTGGATGCCAGGCTGGACGCCCAGTTCACGGAAAAGCAGGTGCGCGACATTGTCGAGGACTTCAATGCCCGCATCATCGACGCCCGCCGCCAACTGCAGGGCGGACCGCCGGTGGTCACGAAAACGCGTGACGCCGACATCGAGGTGCAGCGCTGGCGCGAGCGGTGGGCAGCGGCGGCCGCGGCCGCACCGGATCCGCTTCCGGAAGCCAAGGCGCCGTGGTGGCGGCGCCGGCGCAAGCGCTCCTCCTGA
- a CDS encoding HNH endonuclease, which produces MVAVLLGWNPGVGDTWPGYSRVVDELATAGVHRRAWPVGTGARPTPGTDAWLVLHGKTGSGLIGHGVVVSAPYLAAGPDLPYPPLSQLPGEACVDVDFDMLLPLGDQIPVDILAARAPLTDWAAAPVAGGCQPVPEEQSRAIRELWAECLPADEIDPVLPVPGTLPQDAMIRVGVNRYERNPYARRVCLAHHGTSCAACGFSFEAAYGPEGEGFIQVHHLVPAAQLGPGYELDPVGDLVPLCSNCHAMAHRRRIPYTVAELRAMRSRAGYISGSVVTQQELDAQADARRILGST; this is translated from the coding sequence ATGGTGGCTGTTCTGCTGGGCTGGAACCCGGGCGTAGGCGATACCTGGCCGGGCTATTCGCGCGTGGTGGATGAACTGGCCACCGCCGGCGTGCACCGGCGCGCGTGGCCTGTCGGGACCGGGGCCCGGCCCACGCCGGGAACGGACGCCTGGCTCGTGCTGCACGGAAAGACAGGCAGCGGGCTGATTGGCCATGGCGTGGTTGTTTCCGCTCCGTATCTGGCCGCCGGGCCGGATCTGCCGTATCCGCCGTTGTCTCAGCTGCCGGGCGAAGCCTGCGTTGACGTTGACTTTGACATGCTGTTGCCGCTCGGAGACCAGATCCCGGTGGACATTCTGGCAGCGCGCGCGCCGCTGACCGACTGGGCGGCCGCACCTGTAGCGGGCGGATGCCAGCCGGTTCCCGAGGAGCAGTCACGCGCCATCCGGGAGCTCTGGGCCGAGTGCCTGCCTGCCGACGAGATCGATCCCGTCCTTCCGGTGCCCGGCACACTGCCCCAGGACGCCATGATCCGGGTGGGCGTGAACCGGTACGAGCGGAACCCGTACGCCCGCCGCGTTTGCCTGGCGCACCATGGCACCTCCTGCGCCGCCTGCGGGTTTTCCTTCGAGGCCGCGTACGGCCCGGAAGGCGAAGGGTTCATCCAGGTCCATCACCTGGTGCCGGCAGCCCAGCTGGGCCCCGGCTACGAACTGGACCCTGTGGGGGACCTTGTGCCGTTGTGCTCCAACTGCCATGCCATGGCGCACAGACGCCGGATCCCGTACACGGTGGCTGAACTCCGGGCCATGAGGTCCCGTGCGGGGTACATCAGCGGATCCGTGGTGACCCAGCAGGAGCTGGACGCCCAGGCCGACGCCCGCCGCATCCTGGGCAGCACCTAG
- a CDS encoding DUF6221 family protein has protein sequence MDIVEFLSARIAEDEAVARKLLEDRTTSESGKWYERRLLLECEAKRRLIGIVESARQTALATLVRDPFGDGTEWIPQALEWTTLSLNALAVPYSDHPDFNRDWLWSP, from the coding sequence GTGGACATTGTGGAGTTCCTGTCCGCGCGCATCGCCGAGGACGAGGCCGTGGCGCGCAAGCTGCTCGAGGACCGCACGACGTCGGAATCAGGCAAGTGGTACGAACGGCGCCTGCTGCTGGAATGCGAAGCCAAACGGCGGCTGATCGGCATCGTGGAGTCTGCCAGGCAGACCGCCCTTGCCACGCTCGTGCGTGATCCCTTCGGGGACGGGACCGAGTGGATTCCGCAGGCGCTGGAATGGACCACACTGTCCCTCAACGCGCTGGCGGTCCCCTACAGTGACCATCCGGACTTCAACCGGGACTGGCTCTGGTCCCCCTGA
- a CDS encoding ABC transporter transmembrane domain-containing protein, whose translation MFQTFWRFRGAIVPHAWALGIGALLVVFVAAMEVAVPWPMKVIVDDVLQPSGSSQLHEMPAFLGLAGLSQLQLLLLAASALLAMTVLNAGADYLGTRLLNGVGERAMATIRAEVFTHLQRLSLAFHDKQRLGDLVTRTTTDVDYVRALMVSILSVLLPNIFILGFVITICMLIDPTFAVSPLLFMTVLFYRRRIKGASKEARSRDSDIAAAMSETFASVRVMQTYTSEAHHEEDFRTRNDGRRDAGLRVIRLQSMFSPLVDIIATLGTVLVIWIGAQRVLDGTLTLGLLLVFLAYLKALYSPMKSLAKLTTVISRGQASAERIQEILDTAPAISDRPGARPAPRLAGAVELRRVSFGYQGDRHVLHGIDLKAEPGSVVAITGPTGAGKSSVVSLIRWLSLPAALRTVTEPRDRPAILALGARLQLELGVRPAPRREKMLLLVRGAEMTKRDAWDPEAGARPLAPAGEQAARSLASLGAMFDIERILAAPSPRCIETVAELARRESLEVERSEHLAGGSLAGTLNLVAKARGTGTVLCTHEDVMADVLAHLVHRDRTVLTKRFRVRKGSAWVVTGDRTRYRSAYYLPLSPADLSTAVELSRAAELRGALDLPAAV comes from the coding sequence ATGTTTCAAACCTTTTGGCGGTTCCGCGGGGCGATAGTCCCGCATGCCTGGGCGCTGGGGATCGGCGCGCTGCTGGTGGTGTTCGTCGCCGCCATGGAGGTGGCGGTGCCGTGGCCCATGAAGGTCATAGTCGACGACGTGCTGCAGCCCTCGGGCAGCTCCCAGCTCCACGAGATGCCCGCCTTCCTCGGCCTGGCCGGCCTGAGCCAGCTCCAGCTGCTTCTGCTCGCCGCGTCCGCGCTGCTCGCCATGACAGTACTTAACGCCGGAGCGGATTACCTCGGCACCCGGCTCCTCAACGGCGTGGGTGAGCGGGCCATGGCCACGATCCGGGCCGAAGTCTTCACCCATCTCCAGCGGCTGTCACTGGCCTTCCACGACAAGCAGCGGCTGGGCGACCTGGTCACCCGGACCACCACCGACGTCGATTACGTGCGAGCCCTCATGGTGTCGATCCTGTCGGTGCTGCTGCCCAACATCTTCATCCTGGGATTCGTCATCACCATCTGCATGCTGATCGACCCCACCTTTGCGGTGTCTCCGCTGCTGTTCATGACGGTGCTGTTTTACCGGCGGCGCATCAAGGGCGCGTCGAAGGAGGCCCGCAGCAGGGACAGCGACATCGCGGCGGCGATGTCGGAGACGTTCGCCTCGGTGCGCGTGATGCAGACGTACACGAGCGAGGCGCACCACGAGGAGGACTTCCGCACCCGGAATGACGGACGCCGCGACGCCGGCCTGAGGGTCATCCGGCTGCAGTCCATGTTCTCGCCGCTGGTGGACATCATCGCAACCCTGGGCACGGTGCTGGTCATCTGGATCGGCGCGCAGCGCGTGCTGGACGGAACCCTGACGCTGGGCCTGCTGCTGGTCTTCCTCGCCTACCTCAAGGCCCTGTACTCCCCCATGAAGTCCCTGGCCAAGCTCACCACCGTCATCAGCCGCGGCCAGGCCAGCGCAGAACGCATCCAGGAGATCCTGGACACCGCGCCGGCCATCTCGGACCGGCCCGGCGCGAGGCCGGCGCCGCGGCTGGCCGGTGCGGTGGAACTGCGGCGGGTGAGCTTCGGCTACCAGGGCGACCGGCATGTGCTGCACGGGATTGACCTGAAGGCGGAGCCGGGCAGCGTCGTGGCGATCACCGGCCCGACGGGTGCCGGCAAGTCGTCCGTCGTCAGCCTGATCAGGTGGCTTTCGCTGCCGGCAGCCTTGCGCACGGTGACAGAACCGCGGGACAGGCCCGCGATTCTTGCCCTGGGCGCCAGGCTCCAGCTTGAACTGGGCGTCCGGCCTGCCCCGCGGCGGGAAAAAATGCTGCTGCTGGTGCGCGGGGCCGAAATGACGAAACGGGACGCCTGGGACCCGGAGGCGGGCGCCCGGCCGCTGGCACCGGCCGGTGAGCAGGCCGCCAGGTCACTCGCCTCACTGGGAGCCATGTTCGACATCGAACGCATCCTCGCCGCACCCTCACCCCGCTGCATCGAAACCGTCGCCGAACTCGCGCGGCGGGAATCCCTCGAAGTGGAGCGTTCAGAGCACCTGGCGGGCGGCAGCCTGGCGGGCACTCTGAACCTTGTGGCCAAGGCCCGCGGAACGGGGACTGTCCTGTGCACCCACGAGGACGTCATGGCAGATGTCCTGGCCCACCTCGTACACCGCGACCGGACGGTCCTGACCAAGCGGTTCCGCGTGCGAAAGGGGTCTGCCTGGGTGGTGACCGGCGACCGGACCCGCTACCGCTCCGCCTACTACCTGCCGCTGTCCCCGGCGGACCTCAGCACCGCCGTAGAGCTGAGCCGGGCAGCGGAGCTCCGCGGCGCGCTGGACCTCCCCGCTGCCGTGTAG
- a CDS encoding antibiotic biosynthesis monooxygenase family protein, with translation MAEHYASGVWQVKEGKDEEFVERWKEFLQWSRENFPAMVEANLLRDRGTAGHYVSFSEWTDEASRDAWKQSPDFKTRIGACVALCENMRGADYDLAAKI, from the coding sequence ATGGCAGAGCATTACGCCTCCGGGGTCTGGCAGGTCAAGGAGGGCAAGGACGAGGAATTCGTGGAGCGCTGGAAGGAGTTCCTCCAATGGTCCCGGGAAAACTTCCCGGCCATGGTCGAGGCGAACCTGCTGCGGGACCGGGGCACGGCCGGGCACTACGTTTCCTTCTCGGAATGGACCGACGAGGCGTCCCGTGACGCGTGGAAGCAGTCACCCGATTTCAAGACCCGCATCGGTGCGTGCGTGGCCCTGTGTGAGAACATGCGCGGCGCCGACTATGACCTGGCGGCCAAAATCTAA
- a CDS encoding NADPH-dependent FMN reductase, with amino-acid sequence MAKHKIGYFVGSLASGSINRTLSKALIRLAPEDLEFTEIPIKDLPLYSYDYDADFPPEGRALKEAIEASDGILFISPEYNRSIPGALKNAIDWGSRPWGTNSFARKPTGIIGASPGSIGTAVMQSSMRAVLSFLDAPQLNAPEAYVKFNPDVFGSDGEVKNESTAAFLRHYMEEYGAFVQRVLAANAPGHIGDREPDAQKLSR; translated from the coding sequence ATGGCAAAGCACAAGATCGGCTATTTCGTAGGGAGCCTGGCCAGCGGCTCCATCAACCGGACCCTCTCCAAGGCACTCATCAGGCTCGCGCCCGAGGACCTCGAGTTCACCGAGATCCCCATCAAGGACCTTCCCCTGTACAGCTACGACTACGACGCCGACTTCCCGCCGGAAGGCCGTGCACTGAAGGAGGCCATCGAAGCGTCCGACGGCATCCTCTTCATCTCCCCGGAATACAACCGTTCGATTCCCGGCGCCCTCAAGAACGCCATCGACTGGGGCTCCCGTCCATGGGGCACCAACTCGTTCGCCCGCAAGCCCACCGGCATCATCGGCGCCTCGCCGGGAAGCATCGGCACGGCGGTGATGCAGTCCTCCATGCGCGCTGTGCTGAGCTTCCTCGACGCCCCGCAGCTGAATGCGCCCGAGGCCTATGTGAAGTTCAACCCCGACGTGTTCGGCAGCGACGGCGAGGTCAAGAATGAATCAACCGCAGCCTTCCTGCGCCACTACATGGAGGAATACGGCGCCTTCGTCCAGCGGGTCCTGGCCGCCAACGCGCCGGGCCACATCGGCGACCGGGAACCCGACGCCCAGAAGCTCTCCCGGTAG
- a CDS encoding carboxyl transferase domain-containing protein: MPETQKVRHLDATELIAAVLDPGSYRSWDSPVADPDPSPEYRQELAAAREKTGVDESVLTGEGLIRGRRVAVIVSEFRFLAGSIGLAAGERIVNAVERATREGLPLLAGPASGGTRMQEGTIAFLSMVKISAAVRAHRQAGLPYLVYLRHPTTGGVMASWGSLGHITVAEPGALLGFLGPRVYEALYGAPFPENVQVAENLFDKGLVDAVVPPWQLSDVVDRALSILVAGPHARVRPPRTLSVKPSDAGAWESIGISRNPRRPDLRQLLAYGARDVLPLNGTGQGEKDPGLLLALARFGQKSCVVIGHTRPRPSQQTAMGPASLREARRGMRLAEELGLPLVTVIDTGGAALSKEAEEGGLAGEIARSLHDLIGLNSPTVSVLMGQGTGGGALALFPADRTIAAQHAWLSPLPPEGASAIVHRSTEFAPAMSEAQGVNVASLYAHGMVEHIVDERGDAAVEGRAFCQRLGQAIEYELAALSAAGVAELLPLRLEKYRTLGGLVPLPL, translated from the coding sequence ATGCCTGAAACCCAGAAGGTCCGGCACTTGGACGCCACCGAACTCATCGCCGCCGTGCTCGACCCCGGCTCCTACCGCAGCTGGGACTCGCCCGTGGCGGACCCCGACCCCAGCCCGGAATACCGGCAGGAACTGGCAGCGGCCCGGGAAAAGACCGGCGTGGACGAGTCCGTCCTCACCGGCGAAGGGCTCATCCGCGGGCGGCGCGTGGCCGTCATTGTCAGCGAATTCCGTTTCCTCGCCGGGTCCATCGGCCTCGCCGCAGGGGAACGGATCGTGAACGCCGTGGAACGGGCCACCCGGGAAGGCCTGCCGCTGCTCGCCGGGCCGGCGTCGGGCGGCACCCGGATGCAGGAAGGCACCATCGCCTTCCTCTCCATGGTGAAAATCAGCGCGGCGGTGCGGGCGCACCGGCAAGCGGGCCTGCCCTACCTCGTGTATTTGCGCCACCCGACTACCGGCGGTGTCATGGCTTCCTGGGGCTCGCTTGGACACATCACCGTGGCCGAGCCCGGTGCCCTCCTCGGCTTCCTGGGGCCGCGCGTCTACGAGGCGCTGTACGGTGCACCGTTCCCTGAGAACGTCCAGGTGGCCGAGAACCTCTTCGACAAGGGGCTGGTGGACGCGGTTGTCCCGCCGTGGCAGCTGTCCGACGTCGTCGACCGCGCCTTGAGCATCCTGGTCGCCGGGCCGCACGCACGTGTCCGTCCGCCGCGGACGCTGTCCGTCAAACCGTCCGACGCCGGCGCCTGGGAATCGATCGGAATCTCCCGGAACCCCCGGCGTCCGGACCTGCGGCAGCTGCTGGCCTACGGGGCCCGGGATGTGCTGCCGCTCAACGGCACCGGCCAAGGTGAAAAGGACCCGGGGCTGCTGCTGGCACTTGCCCGGTTCGGGCAGAAGTCCTGCGTGGTGATCGGGCACACCCGGCCCCGCCCCTCCCAGCAGACGGCCATGGGCCCGGCGTCATTGCGCGAGGCCCGGCGTGGCATGCGGCTGGCCGAGGAACTCGGCCTGCCGCTGGTGACGGTGATCGACACCGGCGGCGCGGCGCTCTCCAAAGAGGCGGAGGAAGGCGGGCTCGCCGGTGAAATCGCGAGGTCGCTGCACGACCTCATCGGTTTGAACTCCCCCACGGTGTCCGTGCTCATGGGCCAGGGGACCGGAGGCGGTGCGCTGGCGCTGTTCCCGGCCGACCGCACCATCGCAGCACAGCATGCCTGGCTGTCCCCGCTGCCGCCCGAAGGCGCGAGCGCCATCGTGCACCGCAGCACGGAGTTCGCCCCGGCCATGTCCGAGGCGCAGGGAGTCAACGTGGCGTCGCTGTACGCCCACGGCATGGTGGAGCACATCGTGGACGAACGCGGTGACGCCGCCGTCGAGGGCAGGGCGTTCTGCCAGCGCCTGGGCCAGGCCATCGAGTATGAGCTGGCCGCGCTCTCGGCCGCCGGCGTGGCGGAGCTCCTTCCGCTGCGGCTCGAGAAGTACCGCACCCTCGGCGGCCTCGTCCCCCTCCCCCTCTAG
- a CDS encoding CaiB/BaiF CoA transferase family protein: MNHESTSQSESLPQPQGTSQPQGPLAGYLVVDLSRALAGPHAGMMLADLGARVIKVENPGTGDDTRGWGPPFVGPEDDPQATYFLSCNRNKESIALDLKSDDGRTVLRELLERADVVIENFRPGVLARLGFSAAQMHALNPSLVVLSITGFGHDGPESRRSGYDQILQGEAGLMSLTGSGPDDPQRVGVPIADLLSGMYGAFGTLAALLQRERTGQGQIVRTSLLAALIGVHAFQGTRATVAREVPKAQGNHHPSIAPYGLFHCRQGRVQISVGSEKLWRTFAAAFGIAADRPEFATNAERVRNREKVIEEVERVFADYEAEPLLAKLNEAGVPAGKVRTLDEVYAWEQVHSQGLVIDVDHKILGNVTLPGPPLRFFSAADTAETTLKAHTAPPLLDQDGEQIRQWLGLVPANAAAGSAGEGR; the protein is encoded by the coding sequence ATGAACCATGAATCCACCTCCCAGTCGGAAAGCCTGCCCCAGCCCCAAGGTACGTCCCAGCCCCAAGGCCCCCTCGCCGGTTACCTCGTGGTGGACCTGAGCCGCGCCCTGGCCGGACCGCATGCCGGCATGATGCTCGCGGACCTCGGCGCACGGGTCATCAAGGTTGAGAACCCCGGCACCGGCGACGATACCCGCGGCTGGGGGCCGCCCTTCGTTGGCCCCGAGGACGATCCCCAGGCGACATACTTCCTCTCCTGCAACCGCAACAAGGAATCCATCGCCCTGGACCTGAAGAGCGACGACGGGCGGACGGTTCTGCGCGAACTGCTGGAACGGGCCGACGTCGTGATTGAAAACTTCCGGCCCGGCGTGCTGGCCCGGCTGGGATTCTCGGCCGCGCAGATGCATGCGCTGAACCCGTCGCTGGTGGTCCTGTCCATCACCGGCTTCGGCCACGACGGCCCGGAATCGCGCCGCAGCGGCTACGACCAGATCCTGCAGGGCGAGGCCGGGCTGATGTCCCTGACCGGTTCCGGCCCCGACGATCCACAGCGGGTGGGGGTGCCCATCGCGGACCTGCTCTCGGGCATGTACGGGGCGTTCGGCACGCTGGCTGCGCTGCTGCAGCGCGAACGGACGGGACAGGGCCAGATTGTGCGGACCTCGCTGCTCGCAGCGCTGATCGGTGTGCATGCTTTCCAGGGAACCCGCGCCACCGTCGCGCGCGAGGTGCCGAAAGCCCAGGGCAACCACCACCCGTCCATCGCGCCGTACGGGCTGTTCCACTGCCGGCAGGGACGGGTACAGATCAGCGTGGGCAGCGAGAAACTGTGGCGGACGTTTGCTGCCGCGTTCGGCATTGCTGCGGACCGCCCGGAGTTCGCCACCAACGCTGAGCGCGTCCGCAACCGGGAAAAGGTCATCGAGGAGGTGGAGCGCGTCTTCGCCGACTACGAGGCTGAGCCGCTGCTCGCCAAACTGAACGAGGCGGGCGTCCCGGCGGGCAAGGTCCGCACCCTGGACGAGGTTTACGCATGGGAACAGGTCCATTCGCAGGGGCTGGTGATCGACGTCGACCACAAGATCCTCGGGAACGTCACCCTGCCGGGGCCGCCGCTGCGCTTCTTCAGCGCCGCGGACACCGCCGAGACCACGCTCAAGGCACATACTGCTCCGCCGCTGCTGGACCAGGACGGCGAGCAGATCAGGCAGTGGCTCGGGCTTGTCCCGGCCAATGCCGCCGCCGGCTCTGCAGGGGAAGGCCGCTGA
- a CDS encoding SLC13 family permease: MSAPVLSIIILAVMFLLATVLPLNMGALAFVGAFLLGSVVLGMSTSDILANFPGGLFLTIVGVTYLFAIAQNNGTIDLLVRGAVRMVGSKVALIPWVMFAITAVITAVGALSPAAVAIIAPIALSFAAKHKINPLMMGMMVIHGAQAGGFSPIAVYGVTVNGIIGKTDLEASPMMIFLASFVFNLAIAVVLFIVLGGSKLLSTKTGRLVEQAAESRMAVSVGARAAGVTLQGSGSDISPSGVARKGTSGCSPASPATTDGAEAGGARATVPQLVTIAGLIALAVISLGFKVDVGFVSITIAMVLALVSPAAQKGAVNKISWSTVLLICGMLTFVGVLEEAGTIKFVSDGVAQLGMPLLAALLICYIGAVVSAFASSTAILAALIPLAVPFLSTGEIGAVGVIAALAVAATIVDVSPFSTNGALVLANAPEDVDKDKFYKQILAYSGVVVIAGPAIAWLVMVLPGWM; encoded by the coding sequence ATGTCCGCTCCTGTCCTGTCCATCATCATCCTGGCGGTGATGTTCCTGCTGGCCACGGTGCTGCCTCTCAACATGGGCGCCCTGGCTTTCGTGGGTGCCTTCCTGCTCGGCTCGGTGGTCCTGGGGATGTCCACCAGCGACATCCTCGCCAACTTTCCCGGCGGTCTGTTCCTGACCATCGTCGGTGTCACGTATCTCTTCGCGATTGCCCAGAACAACGGAACCATCGACCTGCTGGTGCGCGGCGCAGTCCGGATGGTGGGCAGCAAGGTAGCGCTCATCCCCTGGGTCATGTTCGCCATCACGGCGGTCATCACCGCCGTCGGCGCCCTGTCTCCGGCCGCCGTCGCAATCATCGCGCCGATCGCCCTGAGCTTTGCCGCGAAGCACAAGATCAACCCGCTGATGATGGGCATGATGGTGATCCACGGGGCTCAGGCCGGCGGCTTCTCCCCGATTGCCGTCTACGGCGTCACGGTCAACGGCATCATCGGCAAAACGGACCTCGAAGCCAGCCCCATGATGATCTTCCTCGCCAGTTTTGTCTTCAACCTCGCCATCGCCGTGGTGCTCTTCATCGTGCTGGGCGGCAGCAAACTGCTCTCCACCAAGACCGGCCGGCTCGTGGAGCAGGCTGCCGAGTCCAGAATGGCCGTCAGCGTCGGAGCCCGCGCCGCCGGCGTCACCCTGCAGGGCTCCGGTTCCGACATCTCCCCCTCCGGCGTCGCCCGCAAGGGAACGTCCGGCTGCTCCCCGGCCTCACCTGCCACCACGGACGGGGCGGAGGCCGGCGGTGCACGCGCCACCGTTCCGCAGCTGGTCACCATCGCCGGACTGATCGCCCTCGCCGTCATCTCGCTCGGCTTCAAGGTGGACGTTGGGTTCGTCTCCATCACCATCGCCATGGTCCTGGCCCTCGTCTCCCCCGCCGCCCAGAAGGGCGCGGTCAACAAGATCAGCTGGTCCACCGTCCTGCTCATCTGCGGCATGCTCACCTTCGTGGGCGTCCTCGAGGAAGCCGGCACCATCAAGTTCGTGTCCGACGGCGTCGCCCAGCTCGGGATGCCGCTGCTGGCGGCCTTGCTGATCTGCTACATCGGCGCCGTGGTCTCGGCCTTCGCCTCCTCCACCGCCATCCTGGCCGCCCTCATCCCGCTGGCCGTCCCGTTCCTGTCCACCGGCGAAATCGGTGCCGTCGGCGTCATCGCCGCCCTGGCCGTCGCCGCCACGATCGTGGACGTCTCGCCGTTCTCCACCAACGGCGCCCTGGTCCTCGCCAACGCTCCGGAGGACGTGGACAAGGACAAGTTCTACAAGCAGATCCTGGCCTACAGCGGCGTCGTCGTCATCGCCGGCCCCGCCATCGCCTGGCTGGTCATGGTCCTCCCCGGCTGGATGTAA